TCTTACCCAGTCAGCTGCTTCCAAAGGAGACACCTTGTAGGGGACAGGAGATCAAGGGGGGCAACAGTCACGTGGATAGCCTGGAGAGAGTAAAGAGAACGATAGAGTTCGGGCGTCCGGATAGATATCCTATAATGCATGCGGTTCTTCCTGCAGCGTGGATGAGATATGGTGAAAAACTCTACTCAATTCTAAGAAAGTACCCTACTTATCTGCATCGTGAAGCAGTTGAAAAAACTGGCGGAACAGGAAAGTGGAGACCCGCTGCTGCTGGTTACGAAATGAGCGAAGAGCTTATGGAGAGGTTCGTATTGGAAGACGACTTTGTTTTTGTCGAACCTCGTACATTCCAGTATGGAAAACCGGGCAGAAGCGGTTACCAGAGCGACGAGTGGGGCTGTATATGGCGCAAAGAAGACCCTGGGCTCGTAGGCCAAGTGGTTGTACATCCACTAGCCAAAATTGTAGAGGAAGGGTTAGATGACAAAGCCCTTGAAGCGTACAACTTTCCGGATGGAAGTGCATATTGGAGGTATGATTACCCCTTTTTAAAAGCCCAGGAGCAATTTGCTTACGAAAGTCGAAAGTACTTCCTTGCCTACATTGGTAACTTGTTCGAACTAATGCAATGGCTGGTGGGATTTGAAAACCTCATGATTGCCTTTCACGAGCGACCAACCTTTGTCTTCAAGCTTATTGATAAGATTGTGGAGTATAGCCTCGAAACGCTTCGAGAATTTGCAAAATACAATATCCAAGGAGTATCTATGAATGACGACTGGGGTACCCAGCGATCCCTTATGATCGATCCTAACATGTGGAGGAAGTATTTCAAGCCCGCATACAAAACTATATTCCAGGAAGCCAAGGAAAGAGGCCTTCATGTTCACTTTCACACTGATGGCAATACCATAGAGATCATCGAGGACCTAATTGAGATAGGAGTGGACGTTATTAACCCGCAGCTTTCGGCCATTGATCTGGAGAGATTGTCGAAGATTGTGAAGGGCAGGGTTTGCATTAGAACTGATATTGACCGACAGTATATTCTTCCGCAAGCTTCGAGAACAGAAGTTAGGGAATATGTCAAACACGTCATAGAACTTCTGGGAACGAAGGATGGAGGACTTATACTCTGTGGGGAAATTAACCAAGATGCCAAACTAGAGAACGTGGAAGAAATGTACAGGTCTTTCGAAGAATATGGATACTTAAGGGAAGAATAGGGAACAGGATAGACTTCAAACTGTACCCCTTGCTTCCCCAATAACGCTTGCTTTTTCAATGGCTCTTTCAAATTGTTGCACGATTTTCGAGTTCAAAAGCTCCACTCGTACGGCCCAACGGATACATTCATCGATTCCTAGAACCATCAACTAGTGTCTCTCTGCCCCGCGTGAAGCCACCAAGAAACCTTTCATCGCGTTCTTTTTTCTATTCCCAACCAGTCTCCTCCAGCAGGACCCTGTTCTTTTTCCACCAAGCATCTACTGTCCAAAGCAGGACAAAATCCCCCGGACCCCGCTAACCCTTTATAGCGCCACGAGTCAAGCCGGTAGTGCCTCAGGAAGTGTGTCTGTGGGGCAGCATGGTAACCTTCCCAAGGGAAAAGACTTTCGAAAGGAGGAAAGCTACCATGCGGAAAGAAACCCGCGAGGAAATCTTAAAGGCGTTCGAAGGGAACTCAGGACGATGGTCCGGAACCTTTTGGAGAACCTCATGCGGGAGGAGCGGGAACTCTACCTGCAGCAACACCCCACCAAGGCCAACGGGTACTACACCCGGATCTTCTCACCCTCGCTGGCCTCCTGGAGGACCTCAAGGTGCCCCGCGTGCGAGAAGGGAATTTCCATCCGAGGATTCTCCCCTACCGGAAGCGGGCTTCAGTAGACCTCTCGGAAGTTATCCTCACCCTCTACAAGGAACATCTCCCGCTTCCTGGAGGGCGTTTACGGCGCCTTCTACTCCCCGCAGAGCATCTCCCGACTCCTTGTGGTCGCCGAGGAACAGGTGAAGGTCTGGCGGGAAAGGCCATTAGCGGAGGAGTACTACGCGGTGTTCCTGGATGGGACTTTCCTCTCCATCCGCCGGGGAAAAACGGCCAAGGAACCGGTGTACATGGCCCTGGGGATTGAGCCGGATGGGCGAAGGGATATCCTGGGGTTTTGGCTGTTTGGGACGGAAGGGGAGAGCGCCAGGAATTGGGAAGAGGTTCTCAAAGACCTGAAACGACGGGGGGTCCAAAGAGTGCGGATCTTCATCACCGATGATCTTCCGGGTCTGGAGGAGGCGATCAAAAAGATCTTTCCCGAAGCCGATTGGCAGCTTTGTGTTTTGCATGCCGTACGGGATGCATTGAACAAGGTCAGAAGGAAGGACCGCGAGGCCTTGGCTGAAGCTCTCAAGAAGATTTATCGCGCAGAAACTGAGGAGGAGGCCAGGGAAGCGTTGAAGAGGTTGCGGGATTGCTGGGGCGGAATGTATCCCAAGATTGTGGAGCGATGGGAGACCAAGGCTTATGCCCTTTTGGCGTTTCTTCGTCACCCCAAGTCCATCCGGCGGTACTTGTACACCACGAACCAACTGGAACGCTTAGCCAAGGAGGTGAAGAGGAGGACGAAGGTGGTGGAGGTGTTCTGTGGAGAGGAGGCGGTAGAAAAGCTCTTGTACCTGGTTTTGAGTCACTTGAACGAGGCCTGGGGATCGCGAAGGCTCCGAGGATTTGCGGAAATCGAGATGGGAAGCTATCATGCTGGCTAGACACACTTGACGAGACACTATGCGAGAAGACAAAGGAGAAAAGTATTGTTCCGTTTTTTTACGCTCCTACCACCTCCCTACCAGATGGTGTATCCTCCGTCCATAACAAGCACGCTTCCCGTAATGTACGAGGAAGCGGGAGAGGCCAAAAAGACACAGGGACCCTTTATCTCTTCAGGCCGACCCAGGCGCCCCATGGGGGCGAGCTTTTTCCAGAGCTCAGCGTACTCAGGATACTGCTTCAGGAGGTCCGCAACAAGTTGCGTCTCCATGTACCCCGGGGCAATGGTGTTCACCCGAACGTTGTACGGGGCCCATTCAGAAGCCAAAGACTTTGTGAGCATGATGACGGCGGCCTTTGAAGCGTTGTAGTGGGCCTGCGCCTGAGGAGTGTTCACGATGATTCCCGACATGGAGGAGATGGTGATGATGCTCCCCTTTCGGCACTTGATCATTTCCCTCCCTGCCGCCTGGCAGGCGAAGAAGACTCCATTGAGGTTGATATCGAGAACCCGCTTCCAGTCTTCCTCTGGCATTTCCTCGGCTTTCATCCACTGCCCAACCCCTGCACAGGCCACGAGAATGTCAATTTTTCCGAAGAGCTCAACGGTCCGCTGCACCACTGCCTCAACCTGGGCTTTCTTCGTCACATCAACCTGCATCGCCTCTGAGGCAACTCCAAGACCCCGGATTTCCTCGGCGACTCTCTGGGCCTTTTCAAGGTTGAGGTCGGCTACAACCACAGAGGCTCCAGCTTCGGCAAGGCCTATGCACATCTCTCTCCCAAGACCCTGTGCTCCACCGGTAACAACGGCCACTTCTCCATCGAGGCGAAAGAGGTCAACTACGGAGGCCACTGCATCCCCCCCCTTAAACCGCAAAATGGTCGGGGCGAGCCGATTTGAACGGCCGACCACTCGCACCCCAAACGAGTGCGCTTGCCAGGCTGCGCCACGCCCCGACGCATTTTTATTGTAACACAAACGTTTCCACTGTCAATGGACCTCGTAAACCCCTGGCGCGCCCGGCGGGAATCGAACCCACAACCTACGGATTAGAAGTCCGTTGCTCTGTCCTGTTGAGCTACGGGCGCGCAAGTTTATTGTAGCTATTCCCTACAAACTCTGCAATAGGTATGGAGACTTCCTGCGACGAAGAAATGCAAGGGAAAAGTACGGAAGGGACAGGGAACAATTCGCAAGGGGATAGATTTTCTCCTTCTCTGTTGCCAGGTTTTCCCCAATCCACCCCTCGAAGGAGTCCCCGAAATCCAGGGCAACTCTCCTGAAAAGCGAAGCTACCTTGTACACGACACAGGTGTCAGAATTTGCAAGGAGGGTCCCGATGCGCTCTTTTTCTGCAGTCCCCGGAACAATGCTCAAGATTTCCCCTCCCTGCGCAAGGGGCAAAAGGAGGCGTGCGCTCATCACCTGGTGAGCGCTGATGCCCGGAATAACCTCAACCTCGAGGGGAATTCCTCCTGCGACTTCAGGGAGAATCCGGAAGGGCGATCCGTAAAGCCCCGGATCCCCAAGGACAAGGAAAGCCGCCTCTTTGGGTTTCCGGGAAGCCAAAGCCTCCACAACACGCCGGGACGCATGAGGGTCCTCAAGGGATAGGTAGACCACCGCGCATCCCGGGGAAAGGTAGGGACAGGCCACCTGGTACGCCCGGCTCTCGAGTTCAGAACCCATGAGAGGGGCAAAAGCAAGCTCCACCCGCCTGAGGACTTCAACGGCATGCACCGTCAAAAGCCTGGGATCCCCCGGTCCCACACCCACAATCCAGAGCTTCATAGAGGATAACTCCCCTTTAAAAAATCCAGACCCCTTGACACCTTCTCTCCCACATAGTATATTCTACCTTGCCTGGTGGGCCGTTAGCTCAATTTGGCAGAGCAACTGACTCTTAATCAGTGGGTTGCAGGTTCAAGTCCTGCACGGCCTACCAGAAACCCCCTAAAATCAAGGCTTCCAGCCACCTGGTCTCCCCTGAAAAACCCAGTTTGACAGCCAGAGAATTTACCCATCGTTCTCCCCCAGGCGCTCAAGGGAGAACTCCCTCAAGCCCAAAAATCCAAACCACATTGCGGTACATGAGGGCTTCCACAAGACGGGTAGCGCCCGGGCGGGAAATCTGGCCCTCGGAGAGGAGCTTCCCCACCACCCGGCAGATCATCCGGTCGAAGACCTCAAAGCGACTCCCTTCGGAGAGAATCTTCCGCCCATCGGCAACCGGTCCGCCCATCGAGGTGAGAAGAAAAGAGTTAGCTATCTCAAGGAGGGCCTCCTCGATGAGGTGGGGAGCATCGTTGAACCACCAGGGGAAGCCGGGGTGGACCCGGGGGAAAGCCCGAGCCAAAGCCACAAGGACATGGAGGTACTCATGGTTCATGGTATAGAGGACAAGGTGGTGCTCGGCGTTATCCTTTCCACTGAAAAAGCGCGAGAGAAGGGGCCTGAGGTTCTCCACCACCTGGATGCTGTCAAGGGTGACATCCCCTCCCACGTTGCTTCCAAAGCGGCTGAAAAGGTAGGGATTCGCATCCCGCAGAACCCCAAAGTGGATCTGGGTTACCAGGTGGGCTTCCCGGTCCATCTCCAGGAAGCGGTGCATCATGTAGGAGGTGAAGTCCCGAGCTTCAGGGGAACGGGGACTGAAGCGCTCTCCTTTCTCGAACGCCCGGACGAAAATCTCTTCAGCCCGGGCCTCAGGAACCTCAAGGCCCCAGGGCTCCACAAGGCCATGGTCGCTTGCGCGGGCACCCATGGCGGCAAAGTAAGCGTGCCTTTTGCGCAGGGCCTCGAGGAGTCCCCGAAGGGTGGTGTCCTCACCGGTTGCTTCGCAGAGCCTCCTGACGTTCTCCCGGAAGTGAGGACTCGTGACATCCCGGTACGCATCGGGCCGAAAGGTGGGGATGAAGAGGATATCGGGAATGGTTGCTCGAGCCCTCTTGTGGTCCTCAAGGTTGTCAAGGGGGTCGTCAGTGGTGGCAAAGAGCCGCCCGCCCATCTTCCGGAGGAGCTCCTGAGGCCGCATGTCCTCCCGGGAAAGGGCTTTCTCCGTTTCCTCCCATATGGACTTTCCCGTCTCAGGTCCAAGGAGCTCCGCAATACCGAAGACCCTCCCGAGATCAAGGTGCATCCACTGGTGGACGCGGTTCCCCTCAAGGTAGGGGAAGACCTCACTCAGGACCATCCACTTTTCGAAGTCGGAGCGGGAGGAGTCGTAGGCAAGCTCAAAGGAAAAGGGCGGGAACTTGGCGGCAAGCTGCACGAGGTAGTGGTCGCAGTTTCCGTACCGTTCATCCACCACTTCCGCTTTCCAGATGTTCAGAAAAGAAGCATTGTCACAGATTTGCCGGAGGCTGAGGTGGGTGTGGACATCGACGATACCCCGGGATTTCCGAAGGGGAAGCGCCACCTCATGGTAGAGCCACACCGCTTCTTTTGTCGTGAGGAGCCAGTTGGGGTTGAGGAAATTAGTGTCAATGAACATCAGACTTCCTCCTTTTCGGACCTACATCCCGCAGGATGTATTGAAACCTCCATCGGCAAGTGTAACCACCCCGGTGACGAATTACGAAGCAGGAGAAATAAGCCAGACAACTGCTCTGATGAGGTCTTCAGGTTGTCCAAACCCTCTCTAAGAGGTTTGGACAATGACACTTTCCCCAAGTTACGAAGCTTTTTCATAACTAGCAGTACCTACACCGATTCATACCCAAGGTTTTGTGCGGATGCTCACCTCTTGGGTATTCGGTATGATACAACATAGGGTGAAAGTACCTCTTCCTGCGAAGGAGAACACTTACATCAAAAGAGCCAGCCCGAAAGTATAACTATCCACACAAAAGCTCCTTCTGCTTGACCACACACTGATATAAAAGGTCATCTCTCCTCTTTACAAGCAAGGTATCCATAGACGAGCCGCAAATGGGGTACTCGTAAAAATGAACTCAAACAGTGCCTAAATCCTGAACTATGTCCCTGCAAGGAGCACTGATTTCCTCGTCAGAAGGGCACTTACACCATTCCATCCTTTTGCTCATACCTCCACCTCTTTAGGAA
This region of Candidatus Caldatribacterium sp. genomic DNA includes:
- a CDS encoding IS256 family transposase translates to MFLDGTFLSIRRGKTAKEPVYMALGIEPDGRRDILGFWLFGTEGESARNWEEVLKDLKRRGVQRVRIFITDDLPGLEEAIKKIFPEADWQLCVLHAVRDALNKVRRKDREALAEALKKIYRAETEEEAREALKRLRDCWGGMYPKIVERWETKAYALLAFLRHPKSIRRYLYTTNQLERLAKEVKRRTKVVEVFCGEEAVEKLLYLVLSHLNEAWGSRRLRGFAEIEMGSYHAG
- a CDS encoding precorrin-2 C(20)-methyltransferase translates to MKLWIVGVGPGDPRLLTVHAVEVLRRVELAFAPLMGSELESRAYQVACPYLSPGCAVVYLSLEDPHASRRVVEALASRKPKEAAFLVLGDPGLYGSPFRILPEVAGGIPLEVEVIPGISAHQVMSARLLLPLAQGGEILSIVPGTAEKERIGTLLANSDTCVVYKVASLFRRVALDFGDSFEGWIGENLATEKEKIYPLANCSLSLPYFSLAFLRRRKSPYLLQSL
- a CDS encoding transposase, coding for MPRVREGNFHPRILPYRKRASVDLSEVILTLYKEHLPLPGGRLRRLLLPAEHLPTPCGRRGTGEGLAGKAISGGVLRGVPGWDFPLHPPGKNGQGTGVHGPGD
- a CDS encoding glucuronate isomerase — encoded protein: MFIDTNFLNPNWLLTTKEAVWLYHEVALPLRKSRGIVDVHTHLSLRQICDNASFLNIWKAEVVDERYGNCDHYLVQLAAKFPPFSFELAYDSSRSDFEKWMVLSEVFPYLEGNRVHQWMHLDLGRVFGIAELLGPETGKSIWEETEKALSREDMRPQELLRKMGGRLFATTDDPLDNLEDHKRARATIPDILFIPTFRPDAYRDVTSPHFRENVRRLCEATGEDTTLRGLLEALRKRHAYFAAMGARASDHGLVEPWGLEVPEARAEEIFVRAFEKGERFSPRSPEARDFTSYMMHRFLEMDREAHLVTQIHFGVLRDANPYLFSRFGSNVGGDVTLDSIQVVENLRPLLSRFFSGKDNAEHHLVLYTMNHEYLHVLVALARAFPRVHPGFPWWFNDAPHLIEEALLEIANSFLLTSMGGPVADGRKILSEGSRFEVFDRMICRVVGKLLSEGQISRPGATRLVEALMYRNVVWIFGLEGVLP
- a CDS encoding glucose 1-dehydrogenase, yielding MASVVDLFRLDGEVAVVTGGAQGLGREMCIGLAEAGASVVVADLNLEKAQRVAEEIRGLGVASEAMQVDVTKKAQVEAVVQRTVELFGKIDILVACAGVGQWMKAEEMPEEDWKRVLDINLNGVFFACQAAGREMIKCRKGSIITISSMSGIIVNTPQAQAHYNASKAAVIMLTKSLASEWAPYNVRVNTIAPGYMETQLVADLLKQYPEYAELWKKLAPMGRLGRPEEIKGPCVFLASPASSYITGSVLVMDGGYTIW